CCATACCCCTTGGGCTGTTTGTGGCAATCTATCTGGCGGAGTATGCATCTGACAAGGTCAGGGGTAGACTCAAGCCGATTCTTGAGGTGTTGGCAGGAATCCCAACCATAGTATATGGCTATTTTGCCCTTACCTTCATGACCCCGCTGCTTCGCTCCATGTTTGGTCAGGAGACAGTGGAGATTTACAATACGGCAAGTGCAGGTTTGGTTATTGGGATTCTTGTACTTCCCATGATCGCCACCATGGCCGAGGATGCCATCTCGGCAGTCCCCCAGGAGTTACGCCTTGCAGGTCTTGCTCTTGGCGGGACCCCGATAGAGACCACGTTCCGTGTTGTGCTTCCTGCGGCCTTGAGCGGGCTTAGTGCAACATTCCTCCTTGCTCTCTCCAGAGCTATCGGAGAGACCATGATTGTTGCCTTGGCAGCTGGGGCTGGGCCGAATATGACGTTCAATCCCTTTGAGGCTGCTGAAACCATTACGGGATACATCGTAAGGATCAGTGGTGGGGATGTCAGCTACAACTCGGTTGATTACAACAGTATTTTTGCACTTGGGTTGGTGTTGTTCGTCATCACCTTCACGCTGAATCTTATCTCTAGAAAAGTTTCAGACCTTTTCTATCAGGAGTATGAATAATATGCAGACAGAATCGATGTTTGGCACCAAGGCAGAGAGCCTGCTCTTGATGCAGAAACGTGCTCGCTTATCGATGTTCTGGAAAGTGATATTTATCTTTGCTACAGCAGTAGCAGTCTTGTTTCTGCTGTTGTTGCTCGTATCGGTGATTGATTCCATTTTTGGGTATGCAGTCATCAGAAACGAGGTGAATATTTCAGAGTTGATCAGTGGGGCCTCGTCTTTGAAGGAGTTCTCTCGGTCTCAATTGGAGGAGACAGCAAGGAACAATCTCTCCAGCGGCATACTGAGAAGGGTGGAGTATGAGAAGCCGATAACCGAACGTTCCGATCGCGAGCTACGTGCTTTGATAGAGCAATATATCATCAAGCCGATCGTTCTCAGGAGCTGGGGTCTTTGGGGCTCGATCACCAAACAGGATGAGATTGGTGCCTTCCTAGCAGGTCAGGAAGATTCGTACCTGATCTTCAAGAGCTGGATAACCCCTGATTTTCTTACCAACGACCAAAGTGCCAATCCCCTCAATGCTGGTATTCGCACTGCGCTTCTTGGTTCTCTCTGGATTATCGCCATTACCTTCTTGCTGGCTTTCCCCATCGGGGTTGGGTCAGCCATCTATCTGGAAGAGTATGCAGAGGATACAAAACTGAATCGTATGTTGCAGCTCAACATCTTCAACCTCAGTGCAGTACCTTCCATTATTTATGGGCTCCTGGGATTGGCCGTATTTGTAAGGGCGATGGAAGGGGTGACCAGTGGAGCATTCCTCAGTGCGGTTGCCGACACCACTGCCAATGGCAGGACTATTCTCAGTGGAGGACTTACCTTGGGGCTGTTGGTGCTCCCTATCATTATCATCAACACCCAGGAAGCCCTCAAGGGCGTTCCCGATTCATTGAGGATGAGCAGCTACGGGGTGGGAGCAACAAAGTGGCAGACCATCTGGAGCCAGGTGCTTCCCGTCAGTTTTGACAGGATCTTGACGGGAACGATTCTTGCTCTCTCCAGGGCTTTGGGAGAGACTGCACCTCTGGTGGTCATTGGTGCATCAACGTTTATCAGCGTTGACCCTTCAAGCATCTTCTCGAAATTCACGACCTTGCCGATTCAGATCTACCAGTGGTCGGCTCGTCCCCAAGGTTCATACCGCAATATTGCAGCAGCAGCCATCATTGTCTTGTTGGTACTTCTGCTTGTGTTGAACAGCGGGGCAATCTATCTCAGAGACAAACTCGCCAAGAAAAAGAGGATGGCAGCATGAAAGTAATGCAAGCAACAGAAGCAGAAAGTTTTGAGTTCCTAGGGAATTCAGAACCAGATACGAAACAGGAAATCATAACCCTGGAGAATGTGAATATCCGTTACGGCAATTTCCATGCAGTAAAGGATGCTTCCCTTCCCATTTATGAGAAACAGGTTACTGCATTCATTGGACCTTCAGGATGTGGGAAGAGTACCGTACTGAGAAGCATCAACCGAATGAATGATATGATCAGGGGGGCAACGATTGATGGTAATGTACTGTTCCATGGCCATGATCTCTATGCGAAGGATGTTGACCCGGTTCTGATCAGAAGAAGCATCGGCATGGTGTTCCAGAAACCCAATCCATTTCCCAAATCAATTTATGAGAATATTACCTGGGGTGCAAAAATCAATGGGTTCAAAGGGGATTATGACGAACTGGTGGAGACCAGCCTGCAGAAGGCGGCTCTCTGGGATGAGGTCAAGGATAAGCTCAAGCAAAATGCCCTTCGACTCAGTGGAGGACAGCAACAGCGTCTTTGTATTGCAAGGACCCTGGCTGTACAGCCTGAGGTGATCCTGATGGATGAACCGGCCTCAGCACTCGATCCTATCGCAACAGGTCGTATTGAGGAGCTGATCCTCGAGCTGAAGAAATATTACACAATTGTTATTGTCACCCATAATATGGGTCAGGCATCACGTGTTTCAGACCATACCGCATTCTTCATGGTTGATGAGAAGCGGACGGGCTATCTGGAAGAGTATGCTCCCACTGAGCAGCTGTTCCTCAACCCGGCACATAAAAAGACGGAAGAGTACATCTCCGGTAAGTTCGGTTGATCCAAAGAGGAGGAAATCATGGACCAAACAATCAGTAAGCTTGATGAGAAGATGCAATTCTTCCAAGAAATGCTCATTCAAATGGTAAATAGGGTGGAGGAAGCAATCTACCAGGCACAATATGCGTTTCGAAACCACGATGTGGAACTCGCAAGGAAAGTCATAGCCAACGACTGGTTCATCGACCAGCTGCAGGAGATGGTGGAAAACGATGCGGTGCGACTTCTGGTAAGTGAGACTCCTTATGGACATTATATGCGTCATATCATTGCAGGGATCAAGATTGTATCCAGCTTGGAGAGAATGGGTGACCATGCTGCGCATATGGCAAAGATGGCAAGTAGTGAAGAGGAAGCAATGTTCATCCCGTTCGTAGAGCGTATCAGCGAAATGGCACTGCTCGGTGCTGCCATGACCCGCAAGGTTGTTGAAGCCTTCATTGATGTGAAGGCAGAGAAGGCAATCGAGGTTGCATCCCTTGACGACAAGATGGATGCAGAGCGGGATGCCTTGAATGCTGATCTGTTTGCTCTCAGACCAGAGACAGAGGCTGAGATGGAACGTATACTCAATCTCTTTTACCTGACGAAGGAGATGGAGCGATATGGGGACCATGTGACTACCATATGCCGATGGATTGTCTACATGGACAAGGGGCAACGACCAAAGCTGAACGGACCTAAAAAGACAGAATAGAAAACTCCAAGAGAAATCACTCTTCAACATCCTTCCCGTAAAGGGGGGGAATGTTTTTTAGCGTCTTTGGTAGAGTTCTTCGCTTCGTTTTTGCAGGTCTTTCAGGTTTCCACCCATCCTCGGGAGTGTGATGATAAAGGTGCTTCCCTTTCTCAGCTCACTCTCAAGTGAGAGTTTTCCCCCGTGTACATTGACGATATGTTTCACGATGGAAAGACCCAGACCGGTTCCTCCCTGGCTCCTGCTTCTTGCTGCATCAACTCGGTAGAACCGCTCAAAAATCCTGTCCTGGACATCTTTTGGGATACCAATACCATGATCCTTGACGCTGAAGACAATCTGGTCTTCACGTACGGTTGCCGAGAGATGGACCTTGGACCCTGCTTCAGAGTAGTTCAATGCATTGATCACCAAGTTTGTCAAAGCCTGGGCGATCAGATTTTCATTGACATAGAGCAGGAGATTATCTGGATTGTCCGAGGCGATGTGCAGGCTACTGCCACGTTCCTCATAGCGATAGGAACAAGCTTCTTCTGTTTCCCCTATGATTTGCTCCAGGGTAGTCCAGCTCATGGAAGCTTTGTGCTGTTCTTGCTCAAGGCTACTGAGCAATAACAAATCCTCAACAAGTTGTCTCATTCTGTTTGCTTGTCTGCTGATGATCTTTGAGAAGTGGGTAATCTCCTCTGGATTCTGCGTCTCTGTCAGTGCTTCGGCAAATCCAGCGATTGAGGTAATGGGGGTTTTGAGTTCATGGCTTACATTGGCCACAAAATCCTTACGGATTTGCTCAAGGCGTTTTAACTCTGTCATGTCATTTATGGAGAGTACCACTGAGTTGATGAATCCCTCAGATGATCGGACAGCACAGGTGAGCATCCTCAGCTCCCGCACCTGTTGTTTTCCTGCAATTCGTGCAGTATGCCCAAAAAGATGTCCATACTGTTCGATGGTGAGTTCCCTCTCTTCTCCATCCCTCAATGTTGCATTGCAGAGAGTACGCACTTCGTTGGAACTGATAAGCTGGGAAAGATTCTTGTCGAGGACCGAGTCCCTCTGGTCAGTGAAGAGCAAGTGGGCCTCCCTGTTTGCTACTTTGATGTTCAGGTTCCGGTCGAGGAGAAGGATTCCTTCACTGAGGCTGTTGAGAATGGCTTCTACTTGGTTCTTGCCGAACTCAACCTGAGAAATTTTTTCCTGGATCTCTTGGGCCATCTCTTCCATGGTATGAGCGAGTTCAGCGAGTTCCTGGGGGGAGGAGAGATGGATTCTTGCTTGGAGGTCTCCTGTTGCATATTTGCGTGCCAAGCCCTTCAATCGGTCGAGTGGGCGCGTGATCATGGTAATGACGAAGAAGGTAAGAAGCAGGAAAAAGAGCACCAGCACACCAAGTCCTCTGAAGAAGAGACTTTGGTAGGTTCTCTGGTATCCAGAGAGTTGGTTTAGTGTCTTGGAGACTCTCAGTATGGCAATGGTGGGATGGTCTTCCAATGCTACTGCCCAATAGAGGACGGGAAGATTCTGGGTGCTGCTCCTCCGTTCACTGGAAGCACTTCCATTTTTTAAAGCTGCTTGTACTTCCTCTCTATAGAGGTGGTTGTTCAACGTCTCCGCGGCATAGTCAGAGTCAAAGAGAACAGCGCCTTCTCTGTTGATGATGGTAATCCTGGTTGCAGTGGAAGCCGCATACGAGTCAAAATGTTCTGTCATCCATGGTTCTGATGAGTTCTTGGAGAGGGTTGCCAGATATTCTGCCTTGGCAGAGAGCTCTGCGTAGGTTGTTTCCCTGATGGTAGTGGCGAATGAGCG
This sequence is a window from uncultured Sphaerochaeta sp.. Protein-coding genes within it:
- the pstC gene encoding phosphate ABC transporter permease subunit PstC; translation: MTQRHITHPFGKKHRLHERIIETILFLFALFSIMITVGIAVILIRESFLFFSDPEVTLVEFFTGKTWQPMIGLFGFLPLLNATIMTSVIAMLFAIPLGLFVAIYLAEYASDKVRGRLKPILEVLAGIPTIVYGYFALTFMTPLLRSMFGQETVEIYNTASAGLVIGILVLPMIATMAEDAISAVPQELRLAGLALGGTPIETTFRVVLPAALSGLSATFLLALSRAIGETMIVALAAGAGPNMTFNPFEAAETITGYIVRISGGDVSYNSVDYNSIFALGLVLFVITFTLNLISRKVSDLFYQEYE
- the pstA gene encoding phosphate ABC transporter permease PstA — encoded protein: MNNMQTESMFGTKAESLLLMQKRARLSMFWKVIFIFATAVAVLFLLLLLVSVIDSIFGYAVIRNEVNISELISGASSLKEFSRSQLEETARNNLSSGILRRVEYEKPITERSDRELRALIEQYIIKPIVLRSWGLWGSITKQDEIGAFLAGQEDSYLIFKSWITPDFLTNDQSANPLNAGIRTALLGSLWIIAITFLLAFPIGVGSAIYLEEYAEDTKLNRMLQLNIFNLSAVPSIIYGLLGLAVFVRAMEGVTSGAFLSAVADTTANGRTILSGGLTLGLLVLPIIIINTQEALKGVPDSLRMSSYGVGATKWQTIWSQVLPVSFDRILTGTILALSRALGETAPLVVIGASTFISVDPSSIFSKFTTLPIQIYQWSARPQGSYRNIAAAAIIVLLVLLLVLNSGAIYLRDKLAKKKRMAA
- the pstB gene encoding phosphate ABC transporter ATP-binding protein PstB encodes the protein MQATEAESFEFLGNSEPDTKQEIITLENVNIRYGNFHAVKDASLPIYEKQVTAFIGPSGCGKSTVLRSINRMNDMIRGATIDGNVLFHGHDLYAKDVDPVLIRRSIGMVFQKPNPFPKSIYENITWGAKINGFKGDYDELVETSLQKAALWDEVKDKLKQNALRLSGGQQQRLCIARTLAVQPEVILMDEPASALDPIATGRIEELILELKKYYTIVIVTHNMGQASRVSDHTAFFMVDEKRTGYLEEYAPTEQLFLNPAHKKTEEYISGKFG
- the phoU gene encoding phosphate signaling complex protein PhoU; its protein translation is MDQTISKLDEKMQFFQEMLIQMVNRVEEAIYQAQYAFRNHDVELARKVIANDWFIDQLQEMVENDAVRLLVSETPYGHYMRHIIAGIKIVSSLERMGDHAAHMAKMASSEEEAMFIPFVERISEMALLGAAMTRKVVEAFIDVKAEKAIEVASLDDKMDAERDALNADLFALRPETEAEMERILNLFYLTKEMERYGDHVTTICRWIVYMDKGQRPKLNGPKKTE
- a CDS encoding ATP-binding protein, coding for MQYKSIRARLALTTFLVLVCSLFGSMWIANRSFATTIRETTYAELSAKAEYLATLSKNSSEPWMTEHFDSYAASTATRITIINREGAVLFDSDYAAETLNNHLYREEVQAALKNGSASSERRSSTQNLPVLYWAVALEDHPTIAILRVSKTLNQLSGYQRTYQSLFFRGLGVLVLFFLLLTFFVITMITRPLDRLKGLARKYATGDLQARIHLSSPQELAELAHTMEEMAQEIQEKISQVEFGKNQVEAILNSLSEGILLLDRNLNIKVANREAHLLFTDQRDSVLDKNLSQLISSNEVRTLCNATLRDGEERELTIEQYGHLFGHTARIAGKQQVRELRMLTCAVRSSEGFINSVVLSINDMTELKRLEQIRKDFVANVSHELKTPITSIAGFAEALTETQNPEEITHFSKIISRQANRMRQLVEDLLLLSSLEQEQHKASMSWTTLEQIIGETEEACSYRYEERGSSLHIASDNPDNLLLYVNENLIAQALTNLVINALNYSEAGSKVHLSATVREDQIVFSVKDHGIGIPKDVQDRIFERFYRVDAARSRSQGGTGLGLSIVKHIVNVHGGKLSLESELRKGSTFIITLPRMGGNLKDLQKRSEELYQRR